A stretch of Halomonas elongata DSM 2581 DNA encodes these proteins:
- the ftsE gene encoding cell division ATP-binding protein FtsE, with translation MIAFEHVGKRYGGRFEALAHLNFRVGRGEMVFLTGHSGAGKSSLLRLIIRLERPSRGRILVAGHDIDRLHHTQVPFYRRQIGVVFQDHQLLFDRSIYHNVALPLEIQGMEPRETSRRVRAALDKVGLLHRERALPIELSGGEQQRVGIARAVVNKPALLLADEPTGNLDPQLSADIMSLFEDFNRIGTTVMVASHDLALIARLRHRTLRLHEGRLVADEEAL, from the coding sequence ATGATCGCCTTCGAACACGTCGGCAAGCGCTATGGAGGGCGCTTCGAGGCGCTGGCCCATCTCAACTTCCGGGTCGGGCGTGGCGAGATGGTCTTTCTCACCGGTCACTCCGGGGCCGGCAAGAGTTCCCTGCTGCGCCTGATCATCCGCCTCGAGCGGCCCAGTCGGGGGCGCATCCTGGTGGCAGGCCATGACATCGATCGCCTGCATCATACCCAGGTGCCCTTCTACCGGCGCCAGATCGGCGTGGTCTTTCAGGACCACCAGCTGCTTTTCGACCGCTCGATCTACCACAACGTGGCCCTGCCGCTGGAGATTCAGGGCATGGAGCCCAGGGAGACCTCGCGCCGTGTCCGGGCGGCGCTCGACAAGGTCGGGCTGCTGCATCGCGAGCGGGCCCTGCCCATCGAGCTGTCGGGCGGCGAGCAGCAACGGGTGGGCATCGCCCGGGCGGTGGTCAACAAGCCGGCCCTGCTGCTGGCCGACGAGCCGACGGGCAACCTCGACCCTCAACTGTCGGCCGACATCATGTCGCTGTTCGAGGACTTCAATCGGATCGGCACCACGGTGATGGTGGCCAGTCACGACCTGGCGCTGATCGCCCGGCTGCGGCACCGTACCCTGCGCCTTCACGAAGGGCGCCTGGTGGCCGACGAGGAGGCCCTATGA
- the ftsY gene encoding signal recognition particle-docking protein FtsY gives MFGFFKRKKKQEEQASQTPEQEVERDEAALADEEAASAPEVEPEPAPEVESEPAPEVEPEPTPEVEPDPVPEVEPEPTPEVEPEPAPEVEPEPTPEVEPEPAPEVEPEPTPEVEPEPAPEIEPEPEPTPEPAAAAPREKPRGEKKGWFARIKDGLGKTRANLTDGLAGLFLGRKQIDDDLMEELETQLLMADVGIEATTEIIDRLTERVSRKELKDPEALFKALQEELASLLDGVTQPLELPPKGEGPFVILVVGVNGVGKTTTIGKLTQRFQREGRSVMLAAGDTFRAAAVEQLKVWGERNSVPVVAQHTGADSASVVYDALAAARARGVDVLIADTAGRLHNKSHLMEELKKVRRVMGKLDADAPHEVMLVLDAGTGQNALSQASTFNEAVPVTGITLTKLDGTAKGGIIFALAQQLGTPIRFIGVGETLDDLRPFAAREFVDALFDRDDAAA, from the coding sequence ATGTTCGGTTTTTTCAAGCGCAAGAAGAAGCAGGAAGAACAGGCGTCCCAGACGCCTGAGCAGGAGGTCGAGCGCGACGAAGCGGCGCTCGCCGATGAGGAAGCGGCATCTGCTCCCGAAGTCGAACCCGAGCCCGCCCCCGAGGTCGAGTCGGAGCCCGCCCCTGAGGTCGAGCCCGAGCCGACGCCCGAGGTGGAGCCGGACCCCGTTCCCGAGGTCGAGCCCGAGCCGACGCCCGAGGTGGAGCCGGAGCCCGCTCCCGAGGTTGAACCCGAGCCGACGCCTGAGGTGGAGCCGGAGCCCGCTCCCGAGGTCGAGCCTGAACCGACACCCGAGGTGGAGCCGGAGCCCGCTCCCGAGATCGAGCCTGAACCGGAACCGACGCCCGAGCCGGCCGCCGCGGCACCTCGGGAAAAGCCCCGTGGTGAAAAGAAGGGCTGGTTCGCTCGCATCAAGGATGGGCTCGGCAAGACACGGGCCAATCTGACCGACGGCCTGGCCGGGCTGTTTCTCGGGCGCAAGCAGATCGACGACGATCTGATGGAAGAACTCGAGACCCAGCTGCTGATGGCCGATGTGGGGATCGAGGCGACCACCGAGATCATCGACCGACTCACCGAGCGGGTCTCCCGCAAGGAACTCAAGGATCCGGAGGCGCTGTTCAAGGCGCTCCAGGAGGAGCTGGCGAGCCTGCTCGATGGCGTCACCCAGCCCCTGGAGCTGCCGCCCAAGGGTGAAGGTCCCTTCGTCATCCTGGTGGTCGGCGTCAACGGCGTGGGCAAGACCACCACCATCGGCAAGCTGACCCAGCGCTTCCAGCGCGAGGGGCGCAGCGTGATGCTGGCCGCCGGCGATACCTTCCGCGCCGCTGCCGTGGAGCAGCTCAAGGTGTGGGGGGAGCGCAACAGTGTGCCGGTGGTGGCCCAGCATACCGGCGCCGACAGCGCCTCCGTGGTCTACGATGCCCTGGCGGCGGCCCGTGCGCGCGGCGTCGACGTACTGATTGCCGACACCGCCGGACGCCTGCACAACAAGTCGCACCTGATGGAAGAGCTGAAGAAGGTACGGCGGGTGATGGGCAAGCTCGATGCCGACGCGCCTCATGAGGTGATGCTGGTGCTCGATGCTGGCACCGGCCAGAACGCCCTGTCCCAGGCTTCGACCTTCAACGAGGCGGTGCCGGTCACGGGGATCACCTTGACCAAGCTCGACGGTACCGCCAAGGGCGGCATCATCTTCGCCCTGGCGCAGCAGCTCGGCACGCCGATTCGCTTCATCGGCGTGGGCGAGACGCTGGATGACCTGCGCCCGTTCGCGGCCCGCGAATTCGTCGATGCGCTCTTCGACAGGGACGATGCCGCGGCATGA
- the rsmD gene encoding 16S rRNA (guanine(966)-N(2))-methyltransferase RsmD produces the protein MTRRRSPSRPSRHSRAPRRRDGNRGRGQLRIIGGEYRRRLLPVIDLPGLRPTPDRVRETLFNWLGPGLAGARVLDLFAGTGALGLEALSRGAHDAILVELDARASRALEDNLATLGITHARVVNADVMRFLDAEPTPHSLVFLDPPFRQDLAAACCAALEGGWLSDDASIYLETESTLAPEVPANWILHREVRAGDSTGRLYRRRPTGEDSPTEDAC, from the coding sequence ATGACTCGACGCCGCTCCCCTTCCCGCCCATCGCGCCACTCCCGCGCCCCCCGTCGCCGAGACGGGAATCGCGGCCGGGGCCAGTTGCGCATCATCGGCGGCGAGTACCGCCGCCGCCTGCTCCCCGTGATCGACCTGCCGGGGCTGCGCCCCACGCCGGACCGTGTCCGGGAGACGCTCTTCAACTGGCTTGGGCCCGGCCTCGCCGGCGCTCGGGTCCTGGACCTCTTCGCCGGCACCGGCGCCCTCGGCCTGGAAGCCCTGTCGCGTGGCGCCCATGACGCCATCCTGGTAGAGCTCGACGCCCGGGCGAGCCGCGCCCTGGAAGACAACCTGGCCACGCTCGGCATTACCCATGCCCGAGTGGTCAATGCCGACGTCATGCGCTTTCTCGACGCCGAACCGACGCCTCATTCGCTGGTCTTCCTCGATCCGCCCTTCCGCCAGGACCTGGCGGCCGCCTGCTGCGCGGCCCTGGAAGGCGGCTGGCTGAGCGACGATGCCAGCATCTACCTGGAGACCGAATCGACCCTCGCCCCGGAAGTGCCGGCCAACTGGATCCTGCATCGGGAAGTCCGCGCGGGCGACAGCACCGGACGACTGTATCGGCGCCGGCCCACGGGTGAGGATTCACCCACCGAAGACGCTTGCTGA
- a CDS encoding cell division protein ZapB has translation MSIELFNQLEQKVSSAVEALELMKMEAEELREENARLKQEREEWERRLSALLGKFDDVETEQSSQQEQPAPQQQPG, from the coding sequence ATGAGCATCGAACTCTTCAACCAGCTCGAACAGAAAGTCTCCAGCGCCGTCGAGGCCCTGGAGTTGATGAAGATGGAAGCCGAGGAGCTGCGCGAGGAAAACGCCCGCCTCAAGCAGGAACGCGAGGAGTGGGAACGTCGCTTGTCGGCGCTGCTGGGCAAGTTCGACGATGTCGAGACCGAGCAGTCATCGCAGCAAGAGCAGCCGGCGCCCCAGCAGCAGCCAGGCTGA
- the rimI gene encoding ribosomal protein S18-alanine N-acetyltransferase — protein sequence MPDPSPAPLGRSALAALVELERVYQTYPLSAARLKAALTDGADVVFGLEEDGELLGYAILSRLPFDAELQSILVASHARRRGLAVALMEAVIAQAKAWKSERLLLEVREANAPAITLYRRMGFAEDGRRRDYYPSLDGAGREDALLMSRHLGGA from the coding sequence ATGCCTGATCCCTCTCCGGCGCCCCTGGGGCGCTCGGCCCTGGCGGCCCTGGTCGAGCTGGAGCGCGTGTACCAGACCTACCCCTTGTCGGCGGCCCGGCTGAAGGCGGCGCTGACGGATGGAGCCGATGTGGTGTTCGGTCTCGAGGAAGACGGCGAATTGCTCGGCTATGCCATTCTCTCGCGTCTGCCTTTCGATGCTGAGCTTCAGTCCATCCTGGTGGCTAGCCATGCGCGTCGTCGTGGCTTGGCGGTGGCGCTGATGGAGGCAGTAATCGCCCAGGCGAAAGCCTGGAAGAGCGAGCGGCTGCTGCTGGAGGTCAGGGAAGCCAATGCGCCGGCGATCACGCTCTACCGGCGCATGGGGTTTGCCGAGGATGGGCGCCGTCGCGACTATTACCCGTCGCTGGACGGCGCCGGGCGGGAGGACGCCTTGCTGATGTCACGCCACCTGGGCGGGGCGTGA
- a CDS encoding BolA family protein, translating into MSTQSIIEEKLQALEPTLLTVENESHMHNVPPNAETHFKVTLVSSRFEGMMPVKRHQQIYALLADELAGPVHALALHPYTPEEWQSRGEARPDSPNCRGGGAS; encoded by the coding sequence ATGAGCACCCAGTCGATCATCGAGGAAAAGCTCCAGGCCCTCGAGCCCACCTTGCTGACGGTGGAGAACGAGAGCCATATGCACAATGTGCCGCCGAACGCCGAGACCCACTTCAAGGTGACCCTGGTATCGTCGCGTTTCGAGGGCATGATGCCGGTGAAGCGGCACCAGCAGATCTACGCCCTGCTGGCCGATGAACTGGCCGGTCCCGTGCACGCCCTGGCGCTGCACCCCTACACCCCGGAAGAATGGCAGTCGCGGGGCGAGGCGCGTCCTGATTCGCCGAACTGCCGGGGCGGCGGGGCCTCGTGA
- a CDS encoding MFS transporter, translating into MSRLFATREGDDGLPGPERRLAVLALIFGTTMAVVDATMINLALPSIAADLEVASASAVWVTNIFQVTCAAFLLVFSGLSEVVGRRRLYVAGLALFAVSAAGSALSRDLNTLLAFRALQGLGAAATLSIGPSLYRTIFPSRLLGSALGLSSLVVATGYTAGPAIGGLVLSVADWPWLFALPVPIGVVAVILAWRALPREPGRRGGFDAAGAGCSILALGALFLAMDGVGHQTPVWQSLGWLALSLVVAGFFVWRQRRAPHPLLPLTLFRQRRFSLAVSASGLAFIGQGLAFVALSFLYQQGMGFSPLKTAWLFTPWPLAIMVAGPLAGRLADRVNPSLLSCLGLVVLIAGMIALADLEAEAGVVDCLWRTALCGLGFGIFQPPNNRELMASVPAERSANASGVMSTTRTVGQALGVALVGACLSVGAPVQTALWGGAVAGGLALLASFGRVSLAGEAARTRRRAASERVQ; encoded by the coding sequence ATGAGTCGACTCTTCGCGACCCGAGAGGGTGATGATGGTCTGCCCGGCCCCGAGCGCCGGCTGGCCGTGCTGGCGTTGATCTTCGGCACCACCATGGCGGTGGTGGACGCCACCATGATCAATCTGGCGTTGCCTTCCATCGCCGCGGATCTCGAGGTGGCGTCGGCCAGCGCCGTCTGGGTCACCAATATCTTCCAGGTGACCTGCGCTGCCTTTCTGCTGGTGTTCTCCGGGCTGAGCGAGGTGGTCGGGCGTCGTCGTCTCTATGTTGCGGGGCTGGCGCTGTTCGCCGTGTCGGCGGCGGGCAGCGCGCTGTCCCGCGATCTGAACACCCTGCTGGCGTTTCGCGCCCTGCAAGGCTTGGGTGCCGCGGCGACCCTGTCGATCGGACCGTCGCTGTATCGCACCATCTTTCCATCGCGGCTGCTGGGCAGCGCCCTGGGGTTGAGTTCCCTGGTGGTGGCCACCGGTTATACCGCGGGGCCGGCGATCGGCGGCCTGGTGCTGTCCGTGGCCGACTGGCCCTGGCTTTTCGCCCTGCCAGTGCCGATCGGCGTCGTCGCCGTGATCCTGGCCTGGCGGGCCCTGCCCCGTGAGCCGGGCCGGCGTGGAGGCTTCGACGCGGCGGGAGCCGGCTGCTCGATCCTTGCGCTCGGTGCCCTCTTTCTGGCCATGGATGGCGTGGGCCATCAGACGCCCGTCTGGCAGTCCCTGGGCTGGCTGGCGTTGAGCCTGGTCGTCGCTGGATTCTTCGTGTGGCGCCAGCGGCGCGCTCCCCATCCGCTGTTGCCGTTGACGCTGTTTCGCCAGCGTCGCTTCAGCCTGGCGGTGTCGGCCTCGGGGCTCGCCTTCATCGGCCAGGGGCTGGCCTTCGTGGCCCTGTCGTTCCTCTATCAACAGGGCATGGGCTTTTCGCCCCTGAAGACGGCCTGGCTGTTCACTCCCTGGCCGCTGGCGATCATGGTGGCGGGGCCGCTGGCGGGCCGACTCGCCGACAGGGTCAATCCCAGCCTGTTGTCCTGCCTGGGGCTGGTGGTGCTGATCGCCGGGATGATCGCGCTTGCCGACCTCGAGGCCGAGGCCGGCGTGGTCGACTGCCTGTGGCGCACGGCGCTATGCGGGCTGGGCTTCGGCATTTTTCAACCGCCCAACAATCGCGAGTTGATGGCCAGCGTGCCGGCCGAGCGCAGCGCCAATGCTTCCGGCGTGATGAGTACCACACGCACCGTGGGACAAGCCCTGGGCGTGGCCCTGGTCGGCGCTTGCCTGTCGGTGGGCGCGCCGGTCCAGACGGCGCTCTGGGGTGGCGCGGTGGCCGGGGGGCTGGCCTTGCTGGCGAGCTTCGGCCGGGTTTCGTTGGCTGGCGAGGCAGCGCGAACACGTCGTCGTGCCGCCAGCGAACGCGTACAATGA
- the lysS gene encoding lysine--tRNA ligase yields MAHQDNSQAPAGTQDENHLIAERRAKLAARREQAAASGGSAFPNDFRRDSLAAELAAELGDKDKAELESLGRPAAVAGRILRKRGPFIVIQDASGQIQLYVDKKGLPAETLEDIKGWDIGDIVAGRGPVHKSGKGDLYVMMEEARLLTKSLRPLPDKFHGLTDMEARYRQRYVDLIMNPDSRRVFETRAGVISAMRRFFEDHGFMEVETPMLQPIPGGATARPFITHHNALDIDMYLRIAPELYLKRLVVGGFEKVFEINRNFRNEGLSTRHNPEFTMVEYYQAYADYQDLMDFTEAMLRTVTREVLGDTTVVSTVRDSEGEVLETFEYDFGKPFERLSVFDAILAYNPDITAEALADEAAARQIAERLDIDVKDGWGLGKVQIEIFEKTVEHRLQQPTFIIDYPTEVSPLARRKDTDPFVTERFEFFVGGRELANGFSELNDAEDQAERFAAQAAEKDAGDQEAMYYDADYVRALEYGLPPTAGEGIGIDRLVMLLTDSASIRDVLLFPAMRPSAD; encoded by the coding sequence ATGGCCCACCAGGACAATTCGCAAGCCCCTGCGGGGACCCAGGACGAGAATCACCTGATCGCGGAACGACGGGCCAAGCTGGCCGCGCGCCGTGAGCAGGCCGCCGCCAGCGGTGGCAGCGCCTTCCCCAATGACTTCCGCCGCGACAGCCTCGCCGCCGAACTGGCCGCCGAACTGGGCGACAAGGACAAGGCCGAGCTCGAGTCGCTAGGGCGGCCGGCCGCCGTGGCGGGGCGGATCCTGCGCAAGCGCGGGCCCTTCATCGTCATCCAGGACGCCTCCGGCCAGATCCAGCTCTACGTCGACAAGAAGGGGCTGCCCGCCGAGACCCTCGAGGACATCAAGGGCTGGGACATCGGCGACATCGTGGCCGGCCGCGGCCCGGTGCACAAGTCGGGCAAGGGCGATCTCTATGTGATGATGGAAGAGGCGCGCCTGCTGACCAAGAGCCTGCGGCCGCTGCCCGACAAGTTCCATGGCCTGACCGACATGGAAGCCCGCTATCGTCAGCGCTACGTCGACCTGATCATGAACCCCGACTCGCGTCGGGTCTTCGAGACGCGCGCCGGCGTGATCAGCGCCATGCGTCGCTTCTTCGAGGATCACGGCTTCATGGAAGTCGAGACGCCGATGCTGCAGCCGATTCCCGGCGGCGCGACGGCCCGGCCCTTCATCACCCATCACAATGCGCTGGACATCGACATGTACCTGCGCATCGCCCCGGAGCTCTACCTCAAGCGCCTGGTGGTGGGAGGCTTCGAGAAGGTCTTCGAGATCAACCGCAATTTCCGCAACGAGGGGCTGTCCACGCGTCACAACCCTGAGTTCACCATGGTCGAGTACTACCAGGCCTACGCGGATTATCAGGATCTCATGGACTTCACCGAGGCCATGCTGCGTACCGTGACCCGTGAAGTGCTGGGCGATACCACCGTGGTCAGCACCGTGCGTGACAGCGAGGGCGAAGTGCTCGAAACCTTCGAGTACGACTTCGGCAAGCCGTTCGAGCGCCTCAGCGTGTTCGACGCCATCCTGGCCTACAACCCGGATATCACCGCCGAGGCACTGGCCGACGAGGCCGCGGCGCGGCAGATCGCCGAGCGCCTGGATATCGACGTCAAGGATGGCTGGGGGCTCGGCAAGGTCCAGATCGAGATCTTCGAGAAGACCGTCGAGCATCGTCTCCAGCAGCCGACCTTCATCATCGACTATCCCACCGAGGTCAGCCCGCTGGCGCGCCGCAAGGATACCGATCCCTTCGTCACCGAGCGCTTCGAGTTCTTCGTCGGCGGTCGCGAACTGGCCAATGGTTTCTCCGAGCTCAATGATGCCGAGGACCAGGCCGAGCGCTTCGCCGCCCAGGCCGCGGAGAAGGACGCCGGCGACCAGGAGGCCATGTACTACGATGCCGACTACGTGCGCGCCCTGGAGTACGGCCTTCCGCCCACGGCGGGCGAGGGCATCGGCATCGACCGCCTGGTGATGCTGCTCACCGACAGCGCCTCGATCCGTGATGTGCTGTTGTTCCCGGCCATGCGGCCTTCCGCGGACTGA
- the prfB gene encoding peptide chain release factor 2 (programmed frameshift): MQEVNPINHLIKDLSERTDVLRGYLDYAEKKERLEEVTRELEDPEVWNDPDYAQKLGKERATLEMVVDTIDTLERGLNDNRDLLELAEMEEDADTVDEVSRELESLRADLEKLEFRRMFAGEMDPNNAYLDIQAGSGGTEAQDWANMLLRMYLRWAEHHGFKADLIELSAGEVAGIKSATVHIQGEYAFGWLRTETGVHRLVRKSPFDSGGRRHTSFASVFLSPEVDDSFEVEINPSDLRVDTYRSSGAGGQHVNTTDSAVRITHEPTGIVVACQSQRSQHANRDFAMKQLRAKLWEHEMDKRNAAKQAAEDSKADIGWGSQIRSYVLDDQRIKDLRTGVQSSSCEKVLDGDLDQFIEASLKQGL, translated from the exons ATGCAGGAAGTCAATCCCATCAACCACCTCATCAAGGACCTGTCTGAGCGGACAGATGTCCTGAGGGGGTATCTT GACTATGCCGAGAAGAAAGAACGGCTAGAGGAAGTCACCCGCGAGCTCGAGGATCCAGAGGTCTGGAATGACCCGGATTACGCCCAGAAGCTGGGCAAGGAACGGGCGACCCTGGAGATGGTGGTCGACACCATCGATACCCTGGAGCGCGGCCTGAACGACAACCGCGACCTGCTCGAACTGGCCGAGATGGAGGAGGACGCGGACACCGTCGACGAGGTGAGCCGCGAGCTGGAAAGCCTCCGGGCCGATCTCGAGAAGCTCGAGTTCCGGCGCATGTTTGCCGGCGAGATGGACCCCAACAACGCCTATCTGGACATCCAGGCAGGCTCGGGCGGCACCGAGGCCCAGGACTGGGCCAACATGCTGCTGCGCATGTACCTGCGCTGGGCCGAGCACCATGGCTTCAAGGCCGATCTCATCGAGCTGTCCGCCGGCGAGGTGGCGGGGATCAAGTCGGCCACGGTGCATATCCAGGGCGAATACGCCTTCGGCTGGCTGCGCACCGAGACCGGCGTGCACCGGCTGGTGCGCAAGAGCCCCTTCGACTCCGGTGGCCGTCGGCATACTTCTTTCGCCTCGGTCTTCCTGTCGCCGGAAGTCGACGACAGCTTCGAGGTCGAGATCAACCCGTCGGATTTGCGCGTCGATACCTATCGTTCCAGCGGCGCCGGCGGTCAGCACGTCAACACCACCGACTCGGCGGTACGGATCACCCACGAGCCGACCGGCATCGTGGTGGCCTGCCAGAGCCAGCGCAGCCAGCACGCCAACCGCGACTTCGCCATGAAACAACTCCGGGCGAAGCTGTGGGAACACGAGATGGACAAGCGCAACGCCGCCAAGCAGGCCGCCGAAGACTCCAAGGCAGACATCGGTTGGGGCAGCCAGATCCGTTCCTATGTGCTGGACGACCAGCGCATCAAGGATCTGCGCACCGGCGTTCAGTCGAGCAGTTGCGAGAAGGTGCTGGACGGAGATCTGGACCAGTTCATCGAAGCCAGCTTGAAACAGGGTTTATAG
- a CDS encoding peptide ABC transporter substrate-binding protein, producing the protein MTHNRTPLAGAIALAAALVTTPAWAQTLNLGVTGELASFDTSQVSGGIWESQILMDVYEGLVKKAPDGEVLPGMATSWEVSDDGRTYTFHIREDAAWSDGEPVTAEDFVFGWQHLLDPKNASKYAYMLYPVVNAEAVNTGEKPLDALGVASLDDGRTFQVELTAPTPYFIQLLTHYTAYPAPKHAVEEYGRKWVKLDNIVTNGAFTPEEWVSQSRISVSPNPEYYDADEIALDGVNYYTVEDRNAGVSRFRSGELDIMREYPSSLYGMLQEELPDATHMAPYLGSYYYVFNHREGHPTADPKVREALSLVVRRKVLSEQIMGGTFLPSRSFVPEGIHHYDVQQMPQEGSMDERMERARQLLAEAGYGPDSPLHLRLRYNTNDEHKKIAVALAAMWRPLGVEIEMINSEATVHYQTIAEGDFDIARAGWIADYNDAENFLSLLHSGVGNNYGAYSNAEFDDLTDQASHTLDADKRESLLEQAEQTALNDYAILPLLYYVSRNLVNPAISGWEDNVEDDHPSRWISFDK; encoded by the coding sequence ATGACCCACAACCGCACTCCCCTGGCGGGCGCCATCGCGCTCGCTGCCGCCCTTGTGACGACGCCCGCATGGGCACAGACGCTCAACCTGGGCGTCACCGGTGAACTCGCTTCCTTCGATACCTCCCAGGTGTCCGGTGGTATCTGGGAATCCCAGATCCTGATGGACGTCTACGAAGGCCTGGTCAAGAAGGCCCCGGACGGCGAGGTGCTGCCCGGCATGGCGACCTCGTGGGAGGTCTCCGACGACGGCAGGACCTATACCTTCCACATCCGCGAGGACGCCGCCTGGTCCGATGGCGAACCGGTCACCGCCGAGGATTTCGTGTTCGGCTGGCAACATCTGCTCGACCCGAAGAACGCCTCCAAATATGCCTACATGCTCTATCCGGTCGTCAACGCCGAAGCGGTCAACACCGGCGAGAAGCCCCTGGACGCCCTGGGCGTGGCCTCCCTCGATGACGGCCGTACCTTCCAGGTCGAGCTCACCGCGCCCACGCCCTACTTCATCCAGTTGCTGACCCACTACACCGCCTACCCGGCACCCAAGCACGCCGTCGAGGAATACGGGAGGAAGTGGGTCAAGCTCGACAACATCGTCACCAACGGCGCCTTCACCCCCGAGGAATGGGTCTCGCAGTCGCGCATCAGCGTGAGCCCCAATCCCGAATACTACGACGCCGACGAGATCGCGCTGGACGGGGTCAACTACTACACGGTCGAGGACCGCAACGCCGGCGTCTCGCGCTTCCGCTCGGGCGAGCTGGACATCATGCGCGAATATCCCTCCAGCTTGTACGGCATGCTGCAGGAGGAACTGCCCGACGCCACCCACATGGCGCCCTACCTGGGCAGCTACTATTACGTCTTCAACCATCGCGAGGGCCACCCGACTGCTGACCCGAAGGTGCGCGAGGCGCTCAGTCTCGTCGTGCGCCGCAAGGTACTTTCCGAGCAGATCATGGGCGGCACCTTCCTGCCCTCGCGTTCCTTCGTGCCCGAGGGCATCCACCATTACGACGTCCAGCAGATGCCGCAGGAAGGCAGCATGGACGAACGCATGGAACGCGCCAGGCAGCTGCTCGCCGAGGCCGGTTATGGTCCCGACAGCCCGCTGCACCTGCGTCTGCGCTACAACACCAACGACGAGCACAAGAAGATCGCCGTCGCCCTGGCTGCCATGTGGCGCCCGCTGGGCGTCGAGATCGAGATGATCAACTCGGAAGCCACGGTGCACTACCAGACCATCGCCGAGGGTGACTTCGACATCGCCCGGGCCGGCTGGATCGCCGACTACAACGACGCCGAGAACTTCCTCAGCCTGCTGCACAGCGGGGTCGGCAACAACTACGGCGCCTACTCCAATGCCGAGTTCGACGACCTGACGGACCAGGCCTCCCATACCCTCGATGCCGACAAGCGCGAATCCCTGCTCGAGCAGGCCGAACAGACGGCCCTGAACGACTACGCGATCCTGCCGCTGCTCTATTACGTGTCGCGCAACCTGGTCAACCCGGCCATCAGCGGCTGGGAAGACAACGTCGAGGATGACCATCCCTCGCGCTGGATCTCGTTCGACAAGTGA